Sequence from the Methanobacterium alkalithermotolerans genome:
ACACGGGCCTAACTTCCCCTCCACCATGCTCCAATTAGCCCGGGAAAATGATACTATTAGTGTGGTAAATGATCAATTTGGTTCTCCCACCTTTACGAAAGATTTAGCCCATGGTTTAAAATTATTAATAGAAAAACCAGCCTACGGCATCTACCACTTAACCAACAGTGATTACTGCTCCTGGTATGAATATGCCCGGGAAATATTTAAGATTAAAGGAGTGGAGGTGGAAGTAAAACCGGTGCCTACTTCCCAATTCCCCCGCCCTGCCCCTCGACCGGAGTATTCGGTGCTGGATAATTACCACTGGAAAATGGAGGGCTTTAAAGCCCTGCGCAGTTATAAAGATGCATTACAAGAATATCTATCCTTAATATGAGTGAATAATTTAAATAAAAGGAGCAGTTATGATGAAAGGAATAGTACTGGCCGGTGGCTCAGGCACCCGGCTCTACCCGGTAACCAAGGCCCTCTCGAAACAACTCTTACCTATCTATGATAAACCCATGATTTATTATCCCCTATCGGTTTTGATGCTGGCCGGTATCAGGGAGATACTAATTATCAGCACCCCCCGGGATCTGCCCCAGTATCAGGATCTTTTGGGTGATGGCAGTGATCTGGGAATAGATATATCCTATGCCGTGCAGGAAAACCCTAATGGTCTGGCCGAGGCCTTCATCATAGGAGAAGATTTTATTGGTGAAGACAACGTGGCCCTGGTTCTGGGCGATAACATCTTCTATGGGCACCGGTTTAGTGAGATACTAGAGCGGGCCCGATCCTTAAAAGAGGGAGCAGTAATATTTGGTTATTATGTGAAAAACCCCCAGGCCTTCGGTGTGGTGGAATTTGATAAAGAGGGTAAGGTGCTCTCATTAGAAGAAAAACCAGAACATCCTAAATCCAACTACGTGGTACCTGGACTTTATTTTTATGATAACCAGGTGGTTGAACTGGCAAAAAAAGTTAAACCATCAGATAGGGGCGAGTTAGAGATCACCTCCCTTAATGAAGCCTACCTTAAAAAAGGACAGTTAAAAGTGGAACTTTTAGGTCGGGGTATGGCCTGGCTGGATACCGGAACCCATATCGGCCTATTAGAAGCCACTAATTTTGTAGAAGCTGTTCAAAAACGACAGGGATTCTACATCGCCTGTTTGGAAGAGGTTGCCTATAACCAGGGCTGGATAAGTAAAGAAAAGATTCTGGAGTTGGCTGCTACTTTAAAAAAAACTGATTATGGTAACTACCTGGAAGATCTAATTAAAGGGGATGAATATGAGTAAGTTCCAGTTCCACCCTACCAAACTGGAAGGGGCCTATATCATCCAGCCCACCGTCTTTGGAGAT
This genomic interval carries:
- the rfbA gene encoding glucose-1-phosphate thymidylyltransferase RfbA: MKGIVLAGGSGTRLYPVTKALSKQLLPIYDKPMIYYPLSVLMLAGIREILIISTPRDLPQYQDLLGDGSDLGIDISYAVQENPNGLAEAFIIGEDFIGEDNVALVLGDNIFYGHRFSEILERARSLKEGAVIFGYYVKNPQAFGVVEFDKEGKVLSLEEKPEHPKSNYVVPGLYFYDNQVVELAKKVKPSDRGELEITSLNEAYLKKGQLKVELLGRGMAWLDTGTHIGLLEATNFVEAVQKRQGFYIACLEEVAYNQGWISKEKILELAATLKKTDYGNYLEDLIKGDEYE